In Ovis canadensis isolate MfBH-ARS-UI-01 breed Bighorn chromosome 11, ARS-UI_OviCan_v2, whole genome shotgun sequence, one genomic interval encodes:
- the MTMR4 gene encoding phosphatidylinositol-3,5-bisphosphate 3-phosphatase MTMR4 isoform X3 yields the protein MSLTARVSCSMLSCFGEEGPPSLEYIQAKDLFPPKELVKEEENLQVPFTVLQGEGVEFLGRAADALIAISNYRLHIKFKDSVINVPLRMIDSVESRDMFQLHIACKDSKVVRCHFSTFKQCQEWLSRLSRATARPAKPEDLFAFAYHAWCLGLTEEDQHTHLCQPGEHVRCRQEAELARMGFDLQNVWRVSHINSNYKLCPSYPQKLLVPVWITDKELENVASFRSWKRIPVVVYRHLRNGAAIARCSQPEISWWGWRNADDEYLVTSIAKACALDPGPRTSGGSLSTGNSEASEACDTDFDSSLTACSGVESSTAAPQKLLILDARSYTAAVANRAKGGGCECEEYYPNCEVVFMGMANIHAIRNSFQYLRAVCSQMPDPSNWLSALESTKWLQHLSVMLKAAVLVANTVDREGRPVLVHCSDGWDRTPQIVALAKILLDPYYRTLEGFQVLVESDWLDFGHKFGDRCGHQENAEDQNEQCPVFLQWLDSVHQLLKQFPCLFEFNEAFLVKLVQHTYSCLYGTFLANNPCEREKRNIYKRTCSVWALLRAGNKNFHNFLYTPGSEMVLHPVCHVRALHLWTAVYLPASSPCTLGEESMDLYLSPVAQSQEFSGRSLDRLPKTRSMDDLLSACDTSSPLTRTSSDPNLNNHCQEARAGLEPWHGNPEASQTAFLESGAGGPQQAIGEVAGPPSLPSSQKDYLSNKPFKSHRNGSPGYKLLSATVPQETKSSTSEPEIKALAETQAPAPGPPAQDELDRTLDGTEEPPEHCPEKAAIHVLSKVISDKREGTGDFPESSQNPLPGALQQAQLDSVLGMPSRRAPDHGLGTLCHPLSATCQTPPDPSGDVLNEEPPGSAASVAHQEPPSSVLDTIHGEEDTGSNWDSFHGMVTSLPSGETTPRRLLSYGCCSKKASSKQTRAPGPCFGGQWAQREGVKSPVCSSHSSGHCTGPGGKNNRMWLSGHPKQVPSMKPVPLSCPSPVPPLYLDDDGLPFPTDVIQHRLRQIEAGYKQEVEQLRRQVRELQMRLDIRHCCAPPAEPPMDYEDDFTCLKESDGSDTEDFGSDHSDDCLSEASWEPVDKKETEVTRWVPDHMASHCYNCDCEFWLAKRRHHCRNCGNVFCAGCCHLKLPIPDQQLYDPVLVCNSCYEHIQVSRARELMSQHLKKPIATASS from the exons GGTGAGGAGGGGCCCCCCAGCCTGGAGTACATCCAAGCCAAGGATCTGTTCCCCCCCAAGGAACtagtgaaagaggaggagaatCTGCAG GTGCCCTTCACAGTGCTGCAGGGCGAGGGAGTGGAGTTCCTGGGCCGCGCAGCTGATGCCCTCATTGCCATCTCCAACTACCGGCTGCATATCAAGTTCAAGGACTCTGTCATCAAC GTCCCGCTCCGGATGATTGACAGCGTGGAGAGCCGGGATATGTTCCAGTTGCACATTGCCTGCAAGGACTCCAAAGTGGTGAG ATGCCACTTCTCCACGTTCAAGCAGTGCCAAGAGTGGCTGTCGCGGCTAAGCCGGGCCACAGCGAGACCTGCCAAGCCCGAGGACCTCTTTGCCTTTGCCTACCATGCCTGGTGCCTGGGGCTGACTGAGGAGGACCAGCACACCCACCTGTGTCAGCCAG GTGAGCACGTACGATGTCGGCAGGAGGCCGAGCTGGCGAGGATGGGTTTTGACCTGCAGAATGTCTGGAGGGTCTCACACATCAACAGCAACTACAA GTTGTGTCCCAGTTATCCTCAGAAGCTGCTGGTTCCCGTATGGATCACAGATAAAGAGCTGGAGAACGTGGCTTCCTTCCGCTCCTGGAAGCGGATCCCTGTGGTTGTGTATAG ACACCTACGCAACGGGGCTGCCATTGCCCGCTGCAGCCAGCCCGAGATCAGCTGGTGGGGCTGGCGCAATGCTGACGACGAGTACTTGGTCACATCCATCGCTAAAGCCTGTGCCCTGGACCCAGGGCCAAGGACCAGTGGGGGCTCCCTCAGCACCGGGAATAGTGAGGCCAGCGAGGCCTGTGACACTGACTTCG ACTCTTCCCTGACGGCGTGCTCTGGAGTAGAGAGCAGCACGGCTGCCCCCCAGAAGCTGCTGATCCTGGATGCCCGATCCTACACGGCGGCGGTGGCCAACAGGGCCAAGGGTGGCGGTTGTGAGTGCGAAG AGTACTACCCCAACTGTGAGGTCGTGTTCATGGGAATGGCCAACATCCATGCCATCCGGAATAGCTTCCAGTACCTCCGTGCTGTGTGTAGCCAGATGCCGGATCCCAGCAA CTGGTTGTCAGCTCTGGAGAGCACCAAGTGGCTGCAGCACCTGTCGGTGATGCTGAAGGCAGCGGTGCTCGTGGCGAACACCGTGGACCGGGAGGGCCGGCCCGTTCTGGTGCACTGCTCGGACGGCTGGGATCGCACGCCGCAGATCGTTGCGCTGGCCAAGATTCTCCTGGACCCCTATTACAGGACACTGGAG GGTTTCCAGGTGTTGGTGGAATCTGACTGGCTGGATTTTGGGCACAAGTTTGGAGACCGCTGTGGCCACCAGGAGAACGCAGAGGACCAGAATGAGCAGTGCCCCGTGTTCCTGCAGTGGCTCGACTCCGTCCACCAGCTGCTCAAGCAGTTTCCCTGCCTGTTCGAGTTTAATGAGGCCTTCCTG GTGAAGCTGGTACAGCACACGTACTCCTGCCTCTACGGCACCTTCCTGGCCAACAACCCCTGTGAGCGGGAGAAGCGCAACATCTACAAGCGGACCTGCTCCGTGTGGGCCCTCCTGCGAGCCGGCAACAAGAACTTCCACAACTTCCTCTACACGCCTGGCTCAGAAATG GTCCTGCATCCCGTGTGTCACGTCCGGGCGCTGCACCTCTGGACAGCTGTGTATCTGCCGGCGTCATCTCCGTGCACACTTGGGGAGGAGAGCATGGACCTCTACctctccccggtggctcagagccAGGAGTTCTCCGGCCGCTCTCTGGACAG ATTACCTAAAACGAGATCTATGGATGATCTTCTTTCTGCCTGTGACACAAGCAGCCCCTTGACACGCACATCCAGTGACCCCAACCTGAATAACCACTGTCAGGAGGCCAGAGCAGGCCTGGAGCCCTGGCATGGCAATCCCGAGGCATCGCAGACTGCCTTCTTGGAGTCTGGGGCCGGAGGTCCCCAGCAGGCTATAGGGGAGGTGGCGGGTCCTCCCTCGCTGCCCAGCAGCCAGAAAGACTACTTGAGCAATAAACCTTTTAAGAGTCACAGAAACGGTTCTCCAGGTTACAAACTGCTCAGTGCCACAGTGCCCCAGGAAACGAAGAGCAGCACTTCTGAGCCTGAGATCAAAGCCCTCGCAGAGACTCAGGCCCCAGCTCCAGGCCCTCCTGCCCAGGACGAGCTGGATAGGACTTTGGATGGCACAGAGGAGCCACCTGAACACTGTCCTGAAAAAGCAGCTATCCACGTGCTCTCTAAAGTCATCTCGGACAAACGTGAAGGAACCGGTGACTTTCCTGAGTCCTCCCAGAACCCCCTCCCAGGTGCCCTCCAGCAGGCCCAGCTGGACTCTGTTCTGGGCATGCCCTCCAGACGTGCCCCAGATCATGGTCTGGGCACCCTCTGCCACCCACTGAGTGCTACCTGCCAAACTCCTCCAGACCCCAGCGGTGACGTTCTCAACGAGGAACCCCCGGGGTCTGCAGCAAGTGTCGCCCACCAGGAACCGCCTAGTTCTGTGCTAGATACGATTCACGGGGAGGAAGACACAG GGTCCAACTGGGACAGCTTCCACGGGATGGTGACTTCACTCCCCAGTGGGGAGACCACCCCTCGACGGCTGCTTTCCTATGGCTGTTGTAGCAAGAAAGCGAGCAGTAAGCAGACGCGGGCACCGGGGCCCTGCTTTGGGGGCCAGTGGGCTCAGAGAGAAGGGGTGAAGTCGCCGGTCTGTTCTAGTCATTCCAGTGGACACTGTACTGGTCCAGGTGGAAAAAACAACCGGATGTGGCTGTCCGGTCACCCAAAGCAGGTCCCCAGCATGAAGCCTGTGCCCCTGAGCTGCCCTTCTCCAGTGCCTCCTCTCTACCTGGACGACGACGGACTCCCCTTCCCCACGGATGTGATCCAGCACAGGTTACGGCAGATCGAAGCGGGGTACAAGCAGGAAGTGGAGCAGCTCCGTCGACAGGTGCGTGAGCTTCAGATGAGGCTGGATATCCGCCACTGCTGCGCCCCTCCAGCGGAGCCCCCCATGGACTATGAGGACGATTTT ACGTGTTTGAAGGAGTCAGATGGCAGTGATACAGAAGATTTTGGCTCTGATCACAGTGACGACTGCCTTTCAGAAGCAAGCTGGGAACCTGTTGATAAGAAAGAGACTGAG
- the MTMR4 gene encoding phosphatidylinositol-3,5-bisphosphate 3-phosphatase MTMR4 isoform X4 codes for MGEEGPPSLEYIQAKDLFPPKELVKEEENLQVPFTVLQGEGVEFLGRAADALIAISNYRLHIKFKDSVINVPLRMIDSVESRDMFQLHIACKDSKVVRCHFSTFKQCQEWLSRLSRATARPAKPEDLFAFAYHAWCLGLTEEDQHTHLCQPGEHVRCRQEAELARMGFDLQNVWRVSHINSNYKLCPSYPQKLLVPVWITDKELENVASFRSWKRIPVVVYRHLRNGAAIARCSQPEISWWGWRNADDEYLVTSIAKACALDPGPRTSGGSLSTGNSEASEACDTDFDSSLTACSGVESSTAAPQKLLILDARSYTAAVANRAKGGGCECEEYYPNCEVVFMGMANIHAIRNSFQYLRAVCSQMPDPSNWLSALESTKWLQHLSVMLKAAVLVANTVDREGRPVLVHCSDGWDRTPQIVALAKILLDPYYRTLEGFQVLVESDWLDFGHKFGDRCGHQENAEDQNEQCPVFLQWLDSVHQLLKQFPCLFEFNEAFLVKLVQHTYSCLYGTFLANNPCEREKRNIYKRTCSVWALLRAGNKNFHNFLYTPGSEMVLHPVCHVRALHLWTAVYLPASSPCTLGEESMDLYLSPVAQSQEFSGRSLDRLPKTRSMDDLLSACDTSSPLTRTSSDPNLNNHCQEARAGLEPWHGNPEASQTAFLESGAGGPQQAIGEVAGPPSLPSSQKDYLSNKPFKSHRNGSPGYKLLSATVPQETKSSTSEPEIKALAETQAPAPGPPAQDELDRTLDGTEEPPEHCPEKAAIHVLSKVISDKREGTGDFPESSQNPLPGALQQAQLDSVLGMPSRRAPDHGLGTLCHPLSATCQTPPDPSGDVLNEEPPGSAASVAHQEPPSSVLDTIHGEEDTGSNWDSFHGMVTSLPSGETTPRRLLSYGCCSKKASSKQTRAPGPCFGGQWAQREGVKSPVCSSHSSGHCTGPGGKNNRMWLSGHPKQVPSMKPVPLSCPSPVPPLYLDDDGLPFPTDVIQHRLRQIEAGYKQEVEQLRRQVRELQMRLDIRHCCAPPAEPPMDYEDDFTCLKESDGSDTEDFGSDHSDDCLSEASWEPVDKKETEVTRWVPDHMASHCYNCDCEFWLAKRRHHCRNCGNVFCAGCCHLKLPIPDQQLYDPVLVCNSCYEHIQVSRARELMSQHLKKPIATASS; via the exons GGTGAGGAGGGGCCCCCCAGCCTGGAGTACATCCAAGCCAAGGATCTGTTCCCCCCCAAGGAACtagtgaaagaggaggagaatCTGCAG GTGCCCTTCACAGTGCTGCAGGGCGAGGGAGTGGAGTTCCTGGGCCGCGCAGCTGATGCCCTCATTGCCATCTCCAACTACCGGCTGCATATCAAGTTCAAGGACTCTGTCATCAAC GTCCCGCTCCGGATGATTGACAGCGTGGAGAGCCGGGATATGTTCCAGTTGCACATTGCCTGCAAGGACTCCAAAGTGGTGAG ATGCCACTTCTCCACGTTCAAGCAGTGCCAAGAGTGGCTGTCGCGGCTAAGCCGGGCCACAGCGAGACCTGCCAAGCCCGAGGACCTCTTTGCCTTTGCCTACCATGCCTGGTGCCTGGGGCTGACTGAGGAGGACCAGCACACCCACCTGTGTCAGCCAG GTGAGCACGTACGATGTCGGCAGGAGGCCGAGCTGGCGAGGATGGGTTTTGACCTGCAGAATGTCTGGAGGGTCTCACACATCAACAGCAACTACAA GTTGTGTCCCAGTTATCCTCAGAAGCTGCTGGTTCCCGTATGGATCACAGATAAAGAGCTGGAGAACGTGGCTTCCTTCCGCTCCTGGAAGCGGATCCCTGTGGTTGTGTATAG ACACCTACGCAACGGGGCTGCCATTGCCCGCTGCAGCCAGCCCGAGATCAGCTGGTGGGGCTGGCGCAATGCTGACGACGAGTACTTGGTCACATCCATCGCTAAAGCCTGTGCCCTGGACCCAGGGCCAAGGACCAGTGGGGGCTCCCTCAGCACCGGGAATAGTGAGGCCAGCGAGGCCTGTGACACTGACTTCG ACTCTTCCCTGACGGCGTGCTCTGGAGTAGAGAGCAGCACGGCTGCCCCCCAGAAGCTGCTGATCCTGGATGCCCGATCCTACACGGCGGCGGTGGCCAACAGGGCCAAGGGTGGCGGTTGTGAGTGCGAAG AGTACTACCCCAACTGTGAGGTCGTGTTCATGGGAATGGCCAACATCCATGCCATCCGGAATAGCTTCCAGTACCTCCGTGCTGTGTGTAGCCAGATGCCGGATCCCAGCAA CTGGTTGTCAGCTCTGGAGAGCACCAAGTGGCTGCAGCACCTGTCGGTGATGCTGAAGGCAGCGGTGCTCGTGGCGAACACCGTGGACCGGGAGGGCCGGCCCGTTCTGGTGCACTGCTCGGACGGCTGGGATCGCACGCCGCAGATCGTTGCGCTGGCCAAGATTCTCCTGGACCCCTATTACAGGACACTGGAG GGTTTCCAGGTGTTGGTGGAATCTGACTGGCTGGATTTTGGGCACAAGTTTGGAGACCGCTGTGGCCACCAGGAGAACGCAGAGGACCAGAATGAGCAGTGCCCCGTGTTCCTGCAGTGGCTCGACTCCGTCCACCAGCTGCTCAAGCAGTTTCCCTGCCTGTTCGAGTTTAATGAGGCCTTCCTG GTGAAGCTGGTACAGCACACGTACTCCTGCCTCTACGGCACCTTCCTGGCCAACAACCCCTGTGAGCGGGAGAAGCGCAACATCTACAAGCGGACCTGCTCCGTGTGGGCCCTCCTGCGAGCCGGCAACAAGAACTTCCACAACTTCCTCTACACGCCTGGCTCAGAAATG GTCCTGCATCCCGTGTGTCACGTCCGGGCGCTGCACCTCTGGACAGCTGTGTATCTGCCGGCGTCATCTCCGTGCACACTTGGGGAGGAGAGCATGGACCTCTACctctccccggtggctcagagccAGGAGTTCTCCGGCCGCTCTCTGGACAG ATTACCTAAAACGAGATCTATGGATGATCTTCTTTCTGCCTGTGACACAAGCAGCCCCTTGACACGCACATCCAGTGACCCCAACCTGAATAACCACTGTCAGGAGGCCAGAGCAGGCCTGGAGCCCTGGCATGGCAATCCCGAGGCATCGCAGACTGCCTTCTTGGAGTCTGGGGCCGGAGGTCCCCAGCAGGCTATAGGGGAGGTGGCGGGTCCTCCCTCGCTGCCCAGCAGCCAGAAAGACTACTTGAGCAATAAACCTTTTAAGAGTCACAGAAACGGTTCTCCAGGTTACAAACTGCTCAGTGCCACAGTGCCCCAGGAAACGAAGAGCAGCACTTCTGAGCCTGAGATCAAAGCCCTCGCAGAGACTCAGGCCCCAGCTCCAGGCCCTCCTGCCCAGGACGAGCTGGATAGGACTTTGGATGGCACAGAGGAGCCACCTGAACACTGTCCTGAAAAAGCAGCTATCCACGTGCTCTCTAAAGTCATCTCGGACAAACGTGAAGGAACCGGTGACTTTCCTGAGTCCTCCCAGAACCCCCTCCCAGGTGCCCTCCAGCAGGCCCAGCTGGACTCTGTTCTGGGCATGCCCTCCAGACGTGCCCCAGATCATGGTCTGGGCACCCTCTGCCACCCACTGAGTGCTACCTGCCAAACTCCTCCAGACCCCAGCGGTGACGTTCTCAACGAGGAACCCCCGGGGTCTGCAGCAAGTGTCGCCCACCAGGAACCGCCTAGTTCTGTGCTAGATACGATTCACGGGGAGGAAGACACAG GGTCCAACTGGGACAGCTTCCACGGGATGGTGACTTCACTCCCCAGTGGGGAGACCACCCCTCGACGGCTGCTTTCCTATGGCTGTTGTAGCAAGAAAGCGAGCAGTAAGCAGACGCGGGCACCGGGGCCCTGCTTTGGGGGCCAGTGGGCTCAGAGAGAAGGGGTGAAGTCGCCGGTCTGTTCTAGTCATTCCAGTGGACACTGTACTGGTCCAGGTGGAAAAAACAACCGGATGTGGCTGTCCGGTCACCCAAAGCAGGTCCCCAGCATGAAGCCTGTGCCCCTGAGCTGCCCTTCTCCAGTGCCTCCTCTCTACCTGGACGACGACGGACTCCCCTTCCCCACGGATGTGATCCAGCACAGGTTACGGCAGATCGAAGCGGGGTACAAGCAGGAAGTGGAGCAGCTCCGTCGACAGGTGCGTGAGCTTCAGATGAGGCTGGATATCCGCCACTGCTGCGCCCCTCCAGCGGAGCCCCCCATGGACTATGAGGACGATTTT ACGTGTTTGAAGGAGTCAGATGGCAGTGATACAGAAGATTTTGGCTCTGATCACAGTGACGACTGCCTTTCAGAAGCAAGCTGGGAACCTGTTGATAAGAAAGAGACTGAG
- the MTMR4 gene encoding phosphatidylinositol-3,5-bisphosphate 3-phosphatase MTMR4 isoform X1, which translates to MSLTARVSCSMLSCFGEEGPPSLEYIQAKDLFPPKELVKEEENLQVPFTVLQGEGVEFLGRAADALIAISNYRLHIKFKDSVINVPLRMIDSVESRDMFQLHIACKDSKVVRCHFSTFKQCQEWLSRLSRATARPAKPEDLFAFAYHAWCLGLTEEDQHTHLCQPGEHVRCRQEAELARMGFDLQNVWRVSHINSNYKLCPSYPQKLLVPVWITDKELENVASFRSWKRIPVVVYRHLRNGAAIARCSQPEISWWGWRNADDEYLVTSIAKACALDPGPRTSGGSLSTGNSEASEACDTDFDSSLTACSGVESSTAAPQKLLILDARSYTAAVANRAKGGGCECEEYYPNCEVVFMGMANIHAIRNSFQYLRAVCSQMPDPSNWLSALESTKWLQHLSVMLKAAVLVANTVDREGRPVLVHCSDGWDRTPQIVALAKILLDPYYRTLEGFQVLVESDWLDFGHKFGDRCGHQENAEDQNEQCPVFLQWLDSVHQLLKQFPCLFEFNEAFLVKLVQHTYSCLYGTFLANNPCEREKRNIYKRTCSVWALLRAGNKNFHNFLYTPGSEMVLHPVCHVRALHLWTAVYLPASSPCTLGEESMDLYLSPVAQSQEFSGRSLDRLPKTRSMDDLLSACDTSSPLTRTSSDPNLNNHCQEARAGLEPWHGNPEASQTAFLESGAGGPQQAIGEVAGPPSLPSSQKDYLSNKPFKSHRNGSPGYKLLSATVPQETKSSTSEPEIKALAETQAPAPGPPAQDELDRTLDGTEEPPEHCPEKAAIHVLSKVISDKREGTGDFPESSQNPLPGALQQAQLDSVLGMPSRRAPDHGLGTLCHPLSATCQTPPDPSGDVLNEEPPGSAASVAHQEPPSSVLDTIHGEEDTGKRGNHRNGQLLENPRLGKVPLELARKPISQSQISEFSFLGSNWDSFHGMVTSLPSGETTPRRLLSYGCCSKKASSKQTRAPGPCFGGQWAQREGVKSPVCSSHSSGHCTGPGGKNNRMWLSGHPKQVPSMKPVPLSCPSPVPPLYLDDDGLPFPTDVIQHRLRQIEAGYKQEVEQLRRQVRELQMRLDIRHCCAPPAEPPMDYEDDFTCLKESDGSDTEDFGSDHSDDCLSEASWEPVDKKETEVTRWVPDHMASHCYNCDCEFWLAKRRHHCRNCGNVFCAGCCHLKLPIPDQQLYDPVLVCNSCYEHIQVSRARELMSQHLKKPIATASS; encoded by the exons GGTGAGGAGGGGCCCCCCAGCCTGGAGTACATCCAAGCCAAGGATCTGTTCCCCCCCAAGGAACtagtgaaagaggaggagaatCTGCAG GTGCCCTTCACAGTGCTGCAGGGCGAGGGAGTGGAGTTCCTGGGCCGCGCAGCTGATGCCCTCATTGCCATCTCCAACTACCGGCTGCATATCAAGTTCAAGGACTCTGTCATCAAC GTCCCGCTCCGGATGATTGACAGCGTGGAGAGCCGGGATATGTTCCAGTTGCACATTGCCTGCAAGGACTCCAAAGTGGTGAG ATGCCACTTCTCCACGTTCAAGCAGTGCCAAGAGTGGCTGTCGCGGCTAAGCCGGGCCACAGCGAGACCTGCCAAGCCCGAGGACCTCTTTGCCTTTGCCTACCATGCCTGGTGCCTGGGGCTGACTGAGGAGGACCAGCACACCCACCTGTGTCAGCCAG GTGAGCACGTACGATGTCGGCAGGAGGCCGAGCTGGCGAGGATGGGTTTTGACCTGCAGAATGTCTGGAGGGTCTCACACATCAACAGCAACTACAA GTTGTGTCCCAGTTATCCTCAGAAGCTGCTGGTTCCCGTATGGATCACAGATAAAGAGCTGGAGAACGTGGCTTCCTTCCGCTCCTGGAAGCGGATCCCTGTGGTTGTGTATAG ACACCTACGCAACGGGGCTGCCATTGCCCGCTGCAGCCAGCCCGAGATCAGCTGGTGGGGCTGGCGCAATGCTGACGACGAGTACTTGGTCACATCCATCGCTAAAGCCTGTGCCCTGGACCCAGGGCCAAGGACCAGTGGGGGCTCCCTCAGCACCGGGAATAGTGAGGCCAGCGAGGCCTGTGACACTGACTTCG ACTCTTCCCTGACGGCGTGCTCTGGAGTAGAGAGCAGCACGGCTGCCCCCCAGAAGCTGCTGATCCTGGATGCCCGATCCTACACGGCGGCGGTGGCCAACAGGGCCAAGGGTGGCGGTTGTGAGTGCGAAG AGTACTACCCCAACTGTGAGGTCGTGTTCATGGGAATGGCCAACATCCATGCCATCCGGAATAGCTTCCAGTACCTCCGTGCTGTGTGTAGCCAGATGCCGGATCCCAGCAA CTGGTTGTCAGCTCTGGAGAGCACCAAGTGGCTGCAGCACCTGTCGGTGATGCTGAAGGCAGCGGTGCTCGTGGCGAACACCGTGGACCGGGAGGGCCGGCCCGTTCTGGTGCACTGCTCGGACGGCTGGGATCGCACGCCGCAGATCGTTGCGCTGGCCAAGATTCTCCTGGACCCCTATTACAGGACACTGGAG GGTTTCCAGGTGTTGGTGGAATCTGACTGGCTGGATTTTGGGCACAAGTTTGGAGACCGCTGTGGCCACCAGGAGAACGCAGAGGACCAGAATGAGCAGTGCCCCGTGTTCCTGCAGTGGCTCGACTCCGTCCACCAGCTGCTCAAGCAGTTTCCCTGCCTGTTCGAGTTTAATGAGGCCTTCCTG GTGAAGCTGGTACAGCACACGTACTCCTGCCTCTACGGCACCTTCCTGGCCAACAACCCCTGTGAGCGGGAGAAGCGCAACATCTACAAGCGGACCTGCTCCGTGTGGGCCCTCCTGCGAGCCGGCAACAAGAACTTCCACAACTTCCTCTACACGCCTGGCTCAGAAATG GTCCTGCATCCCGTGTGTCACGTCCGGGCGCTGCACCTCTGGACAGCTGTGTATCTGCCGGCGTCATCTCCGTGCACACTTGGGGAGGAGAGCATGGACCTCTACctctccccggtggctcagagccAGGAGTTCTCCGGCCGCTCTCTGGACAG ATTACCTAAAACGAGATCTATGGATGATCTTCTTTCTGCCTGTGACACAAGCAGCCCCTTGACACGCACATCCAGTGACCCCAACCTGAATAACCACTGTCAGGAGGCCAGAGCAGGCCTGGAGCCCTGGCATGGCAATCCCGAGGCATCGCAGACTGCCTTCTTGGAGTCTGGGGCCGGAGGTCCCCAGCAGGCTATAGGGGAGGTGGCGGGTCCTCCCTCGCTGCCCAGCAGCCAGAAAGACTACTTGAGCAATAAACCTTTTAAGAGTCACAGAAACGGTTCTCCAGGTTACAAACTGCTCAGTGCCACAGTGCCCCAGGAAACGAAGAGCAGCACTTCTGAGCCTGAGATCAAAGCCCTCGCAGAGACTCAGGCCCCAGCTCCAGGCCCTCCTGCCCAGGACGAGCTGGATAGGACTTTGGATGGCACAGAGGAGCCACCTGAACACTGTCCTGAAAAAGCAGCTATCCACGTGCTCTCTAAAGTCATCTCGGACAAACGTGAAGGAACCGGTGACTTTCCTGAGTCCTCCCAGAACCCCCTCCCAGGTGCCCTCCAGCAGGCCCAGCTGGACTCTGTTCTGGGCATGCCCTCCAGACGTGCCCCAGATCATGGTCTGGGCACCCTCTGCCACCCACTGAGTGCTACCTGCCAAACTCCTCCAGACCCCAGCGGTGACGTTCTCAACGAGGAACCCCCGGGGTCTGCAGCAAGTGTCGCCCACCAGGAACCGCCTAGTTCTGTGCTAGATACGATTCACGGGGAGGAAGACACAGGCAAGAGAGGGAATCATAGGAACGGGCAGTTGTTGGAGAACCCCCGCTTGGGAAAAGTGCCATTGGAATTGGCCCGAAAGCCAATTTCTCAGAGCCAGATTAGTGAGTTCTCTTTCTTAGGGTCCAACTGGGACAGCTTCCACGGGATGGTGACTTCACTCCCCAGTGGGGAGACCACCCCTCGACGGCTGCTTTCCTATGGCTGTTGTAGCAAGAAAGCGAGCAGTAAGCAGACGCGGGCACCGGGGCCCTGCTTTGGGGGCCAGTGGGCTCAGAGAGAAGGGGTGAAGTCGCCGGTCTGTTCTAGTCATTCCAGTGGACACTGTACTGGTCCAGGTGGAAAAAACAACCGGATGTGGCTGTCCGGTCACCCAAAGCAGGTCCCCAGCATGAAGCCTGTGCCCCTGAGCTGCCCTTCTCCAGTGCCTCCTCTCTACCTGGACGACGACGGACTCCCCTTCCCCACGGATGTGATCCAGCACAGGTTACGGCAGATCGAAGCGGGGTACAAGCAGGAAGTGGAGCAGCTCCGTCGACAGGTGCGTGAGCTTCAGATGAGGCTGGATATCCGCCACTGCTGCGCCCCTCCAGCGGAGCCCCCCATGGACTATGAGGACGATTTT ACGTGTTTGAAGGAGTCAGATGGCAGTGATACAGAAGATTTTGGCTCTGATCACAGTGACGACTGCCTTTCAGAAGCAAGCTGGGAACCTGTTGATAAGAAAGAGACTGAG